In Danio rerio strain Tuebingen ecotype United States chromosome 18, GRCz12tu, whole genome shotgun sequence, the genomic window AAACAAGAGTCAGGTACGGGCACAGTGCCACCATTCAGCCTAGTCTCAAAAATTCGTTCTGATGCTCTCGCAAGAGTTGATGCAAACATGACTTTTAACTAAAGCAAAGTTAGACCATTTTAACAGGAAGAAAGTATGCTAATACTTTAGTTTAAGTATCAATTCCCTCTATTAACCACTGTAGTCTTACTTATAATACTATCCAatgcctaaacccaactactgccTATTAATATGCAGCGATTTAGAACTGTATTAAGCTAAAAGttttagttaatagtttgttaatagcaattttgctttaaaataaattgtgaccaAAAGTATTTTAAGAATGTCCAAACtgattcctggaggaccactttCTTGTAGATTGTACATACAATCCCTAAATGGACATTAACTGAACATGCTAGTCAAGTTCTGTGTCCCAACTCCCCTGCTTAAACTATGTCCTAAAAGTATTTGTAAAGCTAAAGTAaatactgttgagtgtgtaacagaagaatgTGCATGTTTTGGGACAAACCACATCCTCATCGATTGGTATGTTGCTTAGTTGTGTGCCCTCTCAATGATCTTGTCACATcgtccacatttctttcatatttaattctcTATCTTagagatcattcattcattcattttcttgtcggcttaatccctttattaatccggggtcgccacagcagaatgaaccgccaacttatccagcaagtttttacgcagcagatgcccttccagccgcaacccatctctgggaaacatccactcacacacactcatacactacggacaatttagcttacccaattcacctgtaccgcatgtctttggactgtgggggaaaccggagcacccggaggaaacccacgcaaaggcagggagaacctgcaaactccaaacagaaacgtcaactgagccgaggttcgaaccagcaaccttcttgctgtgaggcgacagcactacctactgcgcaccTGCCTCGCCTCTTTAGAGATCTGCACTTTAAATTTTTACCAAAAATAGTAGACAATCTGAGTAACTTTGGAATACTCATTTAAACATACTACTACTTTGGAcaaactaattctattttcaatactatttaggatggatagtatgcgaattggaAAACGACAAAGGTCTTAGGACTTAATTGAAACTTTCAGACataaaggcccaatcccaattctatttttacaCCTCGTTCCCCTTCGTTAGAGACGAACCGCGGTTCACCAAAACAAGAGTCAGGTACAGGTGCAGTGCCACCATTTAGCCTAGTCTCAAAAACTCGTTCCCCTTCGTTAGAGACGAACCGTGGTTCACCAAAACAAGAGTCAGGTACAGGTGCAGTGCCACCATTTAGCCTAGTCTCAAAAAGTCGTTCTGACGCTCTCACAAGAGTTGACTAAAGCAAAATCTGACCAATTTGACAGTAAGGAAGTATGATAATACTTTAGTTTAGGTACAAATTCCcattattaactactggcttactatcttcttattattaagatattggctgtttattggaTAATACTAGCCTATGCCTAAACTCAATTACTACCTATTAATATGCAGCTATCTAGAACTGCattaagctaaaagtcttagttcaTATTTTGTTAATAGCAATTGTACATtacaataaagtgtgaccaaaagtaTTGCAGGCGTGTCCAAATTTACTCCTAGAGAATCACTTTCTTGCAGATTGTACATGCAAACCCTAAATGGACATTAACTGTAACATGCTAGTCAAGTTCCGTATCCCAATTTATGCTTATACTACGTcctaaaagtatttgtatttgtatcagAGTACACACAGATCAACACTTCAAATTTCTACCAGAAATAGTAGACCATATGGGTAACTTTTGAATATTCATTTAAACATACTATGATTTGGGACAAACTAATTctattttgaatattatttagGATGGATTATATGGGAATTTAGACACAGCATAACATAAAGTCTCTTTTAGCTGATTGGCCCTTTTCCAGGATAAGGATTAGACTATCTAACTTCAGCGCAGGTTGTCTTTTATAATCAGAAAGAAATCTAATACTAGCACAGATTACTTTTTTGCATAAAACCTAATTACATAATACTGGGAAGAGTTTGCTATCTAGACCCAGTGTCAGCTGTTAAGTAAGCATCATTTATGACCCTTCCAGCAAAGAGCCTTGGTTTCATGTTCTAAACAACTGGTACGCCTAATTTAACTAGTTCAGGTCTTGATAGATGTGTCACGTTTCAACATGTTTTGTCTTGTGTCAGCTCAAGTTAAGCTGCAGCAATTCAGGCGTCTCCTTGTAACCGAAAAGCTGCCCTGCATTCaagcttttttccttttttttaggtACAGACTAACAGCACTTGCAGTTGACAACACTGCAGGACCCCATAAGAATTACACAGTGGTTTTCATCGGTTCAGAAGCAGGCATCGTGCTAAAAGTTCTAGCCAAGACATCCCTGCTGTCTTTGAATGACAGCGTCCTGCTGGAGGAAATTGACGTTTTCAACCAAGCCAAGTATGTTCTCATCCTATAATTATCCTATGATCAGTCTCAAGAcgcattttcttttgtctttaattgTGGGAAACTTCTTTAATTGTGGGAGAAATCTGAGTCAGTTTATGATGTAGTCTCAAATTGTCTTTTTTATGACCTGAATGAAAGTTTTGGATCATCAGAGATCAAGATTAGATCTATTTGATGTGAAAGAGCATGGTTTTCACTTTTCCCTCTGCAGTGTGTGGCTGTTTTATTCTccttctgactgaggaaagtgtTGACTGACGGACAGATCTGATAACATGTGATTTATCGGCTTTTCCTCTCTCTGTTCTGTTTTTCTCCCAGGTGTTTATCCAGCAATGAGGACGATCGGCGAATTTTGTCTTTCCACCTAGATAAAGACAGTCACACACTTTATGTGGCCTTTTCCAGCTGTGTGGTAAGAATACCACTCAGCCGCTGCGAACGACACAGTTCCTGTCAAAAGTGAGTTCTGAATGTAGCTTTGCTGCATCTAGgcagcattttctttctttttttgcacatccaattaaaatcacttttatttttgtaGAACTATTGTGTCGtgtgttcatttttaatattGAGATGTTTTTCATTGCAGGTCTTGTATTGCTTCAAGAGACCCATACTGCGGATGGATGTCACATGGAGCTTGTGAACGTATTCCTGCAACTATACAGTAAGTCCTACTATTCTAATCAGATAAGGGGGAAAATTCAATGAGTAACTCAATTAGTCTGCAGCTAGCGATCTGCAACCCTCACATGGTCGttcattgaagctaagcagggctgcgtctggtcagtacctgaatgggagaccatgTGGAAAAGCTGcgttgctgtcggaagtggtgttagtgtgaCCAGCAGGCGGCGCCTAACCTGTTGTCTGTGTGGGTCCTGACGCCCCATTATATtggtgccgtctttcagatgagactctgtggtcattaaaaatctctgggtgtcttttaaaaaagagaaggggtttaaccctagcatcctggccaaatttgcccactgatctctgtccattatggcctctaaccatccccatatgataattggcttcaacactttgtctcctctccactaatTATGGgttatggctgccgtcacgtcatagtggatgctgcacactggtgttgaAAGAGTAGATTCCCCACAATgaggagaggggtctggctgcagacctggtgcagtgcaatctgggctgcctccgatgctttttaatgggctcacctaaccctacccatcacagtgacgtcactagctccatttaagtgcattgtgtctgacattgcatctctgagtgatgcagtctcagcttgcatcataaaggctgcatccagatactattgacaatgagtaaagcgctttgagtgtccagaaaagcgctatataaatgtaaggaattaaatttttttttctttttgtctctttttGCAGAAGTGGTTATGAGCAAGATGTTGAATATGGCAACACTGCTCACCTCGGGGATTGTCACGGTAAGCTTATTAACACGAATCTCTTTTCAAAAACATAAGTTAGTAGTTCTCACGTGAATAACCCACCTCACACTCTCAGCTGTTGGAAATTAACACATCACACGCACATCATACTAATTCCTCTGAcaattaaacatgtacacacacacattgtttagGCCTGAACATTACAGTTAAAGAGCGATACAGCATAAACCAGAGGAAAACACTTTTTTtggttattatttttgtaaattaaacaaaacagcagttttacagttttataatttctaacttttctttttgttatttcataATGATTTCCTGTTCCTTTAATTCTTTTAGAATTTTTGGCCACTACATCAGCGCCAGATTTCAAATCATATGGCGACCCAACCTCTGGTTAGTTTCCTGTACTGCACTGATTTCCTTCCTTGAGTTCATCATTCTCCTTTCTTTTCTCCTCTACTGCTGCCACCTGCTTTTAATCCTGTGCTTTTCATCATGCCATCATCATTATCAAAAAAAGAGAGGCACCTGATCTCTCAGCACCAGCTTTTCCGtcatttcatccattcattctttcGTTCTTGCATGAAATATTTGCTGCCTCCACCTTATCGTCTCCCTGGACTATGTTGTCGTCGTCTCGTTCTATTAGAGACAGTCTTCATCCTTTCCCTCCTCTCAAGCTGAAAATTTTCCTTACCTGAGATTCTGCACAACCATTACTTCCCTGTAATGGTCCAAAAAATAACCTCAATCAATCGTATAAACTGACAGTCGTCCTGTCAGTGTTCACTAACCCCGATCGTTACATTACATCTATCTTGGGATCTCCGATTCTTAACAATTTGTTTGTCGCTACAGACATGGAGTTGCCATCTTCGTCAGTCACAGTGCCCGCGACTTCTGAACCCATACAATCACCCCAAACCAACCCCACTCAGACACCACAACTCTTTGAACCCCATGGTGACCCAGCCACTTCACATTCTGTTGAGCATATACCAGGTGTGCTGGAGGGTAAGGCCTTGACCATAGCGGTCTGCGCTGCTGCATGGAATTCTGGGTAATAGCTGCAATTTGTATTGCTAATTAGCTGATAGTGCATACATTGCTGATAGCAGCCCATTCCTTACAAGAATGGCGTGATAAGCAAATCTGCAGTCAGTCACACTACATTAGCAAAGATACAGACTCCTAGGACACGTGCTCTTGACAACATTCAAGTCAGCGAAAAGCTTAACTATCTTTTAGAGTATTGAACTGATACAAGCAGCTATACTCAGATTCCATCAGCATATAAAGCTTTGTATTATTTCTTCTTTTatgtttctattatttttattcttcacTGTTagctttattttatgtatattttctgTGGCATATTTTGTTTAATCTATCTTAAATGGCTACATCTTTATCTTCTTTCATCCGTTTCTTtctctgaccattgttttttggTTTTAGGAAATCTTCCAAAGGCCTTGCCACTAAGCAACACTTTTAAGCATTCCTCGAGCAACATTATTCACGACTTACTCTTTCGTATATCTGCGGACACTAACAAAACTCACTCTCGGGTACTAAACAAAGACAGTGGGCTTAATTCTCTCTGGGGAAACCCATGTCAAATCACAACATACTAACCGCAACCTATGCGCAATCAAATGATCTAACCTCGTTGCTGTTTCCTTTTCCAGAAATTCTTTCTAGATGTTTTTATCTAAGCTTAATAGTTAACAGAAAACAATAGTCGTATGGTCTTAATTCACACCAAATGGTGGGGCACCTCTGGGGAGGAAAGGACTTTTTGCTTTAAGAGAGACTTATTCAGTGATCAGCTTTGCAAGTGTGTTAACATGCTGTTTGGCTATCTGTGTTGCAGGTGTTTGGGAAATACAAGCAGGTGAATCAAACCAGATGGTGCACATGAACATCCTGATCTCCTGTGTGTTAGCTGCGTTTCTGCTTGGTGCATTCATCGCAGGCATGGTTGTTTACTGCTATAGAGATGCGTTTCTTCGCACTCCACGAAAGATCCAAAAAGATGCAGAGTCGGCACAATCCTGCACTGATTCCACTGGCAGCTTTGCCAAGCTTAACGGTCTGTTTGACAGTCCTGTCAAAGAGTACCAGCCTAATATGGATACTCCCAAACTCTACACCAACCTGTTGAGCAATGGAAGGGAGGTGCCAACCACTGGAGAAACTAAGACTATGCTCCTGAGTGGGCAGCCACCGGAATTAGCAGCACTGCCTACGCCTGAATCCACACCTGTGCTGCAACAGAAGAGCCTCCAGCCCATTAAGAACCAGTGGGAGAGAGCTCATGGAAAGATGAGTGGCTCCCGCAAAGATGCACCACCCAAAAGCCCACAGTACCTTCCCTCTAGTCCACCTCCCCATTCTGCAATCAATCCACACATACCTAGTGCTGTGGTACTGCCTAATGCCACGCATGAAAACAAAGCAGGCTTCAGCACACCAGAGGGGCCTCAAGCAGAAAAGAAGGTCCAGAATAGTGAACAGCATGGTTCCAAATCCGGACGTAAAGACCAGAGGCGAACAGTGGATGCCAGGAATACGTTAAACGACCTCTTGAAACATCTAAATGATAGCAACCCCAAGGCCATCATGGTAGAGATGCCCAAATCTCGACAGCACCTAATGCTGGAACCTATTGTAAGTCCAACAGAGATTCCACCTAAAGTCCCAAGTCGAGAGGCCTCCTTGTATTCTCCGTCTTCCTCGTTACCAAGGAACAGCCCGACCAAGAGAGTGGATGTGCCGACAACGCCAACGTCGCCCACAGGGCATATGGGAACTCTTGAGAGACAGCGGTATCACCGAGGCTCTTCCCAGCGACACTCCATATCCTCGCCTCCCAAAGGGCTGCACTCACCTAGCGGGGCCATAGTGTCCCGGCAACCTAGCATGAACAGAGGTGGGTACATACCCCCCACTCCTACCCCACCCACTAGACTAGACTCTCATGGGGTACCAATGGCAATGACGCCTTCTGTATCCCGACAGAGCAGCTACAGTGGGCATGGATCTTTACCACGAACATCCATCAAAAGGACAGCATCGCTAAAGCCCGATGTGCCACCCAAGCCCAACGGCTTTGCACCACAGACAGCACAAATGAGGCCAGTGAACAAGTATAGCTACTGAAATGCTCAGCAGGATATTACTCGATGAATGGACAGTAGGAGTAAAAGCATTTGCCCTGCAGAGATATGGCGTGCAAGTGTCCTTTTCATTTGAAGGGAAATGAATCGGAACGCCAGAGCTTCTGTTTCGGGTAGTTTTGCTAGTTCTCAATGACGTTGTCACGTCATGCTTGAATGACAGAGGATGGATTCTGATCTTGAAGGCGGCAGGGACGCCTGAGGTCATAGGACACAGCTGACACGCAGCATAAAGCAGCTGCGTAGTTGCTGTGTCGATTGGGCAGCAAATGCTCCCCCTGCACTGTTCTCCCCATCAATGTGAACTGTATTTGTTAGACTGTTTGGAAAATCGGATAGTCTTGCTTGGATATCTCTCAAGAAGACAGAGTAAAAGGAACGTGTTGCGAGTCTGTGTTTGATTAGTCTCCGGGGCTAACCGGTGTGCATTCATTGTCCATGTTCTTTTTTCAGTAAACCGAGAATGAGCTTGAGTCATTGTTGTCATTAAACTAAACCCCATTTAAGGTGCATTAACATCAGATGTGTTTGGACACAGACGTCCACAAGGTAATTAATCATGTGTGCGTGCAAAAGAAATGTCCAAGGCTTTTACTTGGACTACTGATTTTTTAAACTCACAGGGTAAAAGTGCCCTCAACGTTTGTGCTGCTAAGTGTAGACGATGACAAAGTTTAACAGACTCCAGTGTGTCGTTTCATGCGGCGGTTCTGTGTGTCAAGCTGCGTCAAGCTTTTAAACCCACAGGCTCAGCACAGGATCACACTGGTCAAATGTACAATGTTCTGTTTGCTCATCCTTAGTTCCAGAAAATCACTGGGAATCCTGTAATCCCATGAAGACAACTTTCAGCTATGACATAATGCAGATTATTGATCAACCTCTCTCCTTTCCTTCATGCCAAACACTACTGTTGCTGGGTCTGTGAAGTTCTTGCTCTAATAATCTTTCAGTTTAGACTATTTCACAGAGCTTGGTTCTTGGTCATAGTATTACATAAAAGTGCAAGCAGCACGTTTCTTACTTCAAAACCCAACCtccccagcaaacaattttgtgttaaatagatatctaatagacatctaaacgtagacagcttggctaaaacaaggctaaaattgggctttcagtaaaaaaatcaaaaagacaTCTAAGaaaagcccaaaactagactagtcgtctaATAGACAGATTAGTTAGactttatgggctctattttgacggtccatgcgcagagcgcaaaacgcagggcgcaaacgctttcagggcgagtcaggacgcgtttttgctaatttaaggatgggaaatctgcATTGTGCCACGACggatggtctaaaagggttgagtttattttcttaatgagtgataggtgtgttttgagaataaaccaattagagtctcatctcccattccctttaagagtcagctgcgtcgcgccaatagcgcattcactatttacaggacgcaaagtaagtctaagtggaaaaaatgagcatttcacaagcaaacagttaacagttttttaacagaaaactgttaaacagagcatctactgcgtgagaataagagataatggaactactttcacattcgctcttggatagggaaacctttacgcacagacatcaattagtctataaataaataatttagtttgtttagcgcaaatattcgtttcaaaactatttctaaattcatttctaatttccagcaaacgaataaatgaataacaaaatgtgctcaaaaacctgagctatatcctaaaacacatgctgtgccccatatggtctaaaacctgacaggtgggcaaatctaagcttgtttttaaaaaaacatatataaatatggatataataaataatactgctaataataataacattatacaaaagcaaattgttatgaatgaactgaaaaagcctcccgagatgaagaagacataaaagcagtgatttttcatatttacgtaggccaaaaaataatatgttttgtaatattttaatcctttatatttatattctttatctattcttattatatcctatatatatccttaatatttaattttttcatatgtaaagatatttgcctattgctctcttgtgcgttttaagcagtgcgtaagcgaggcgcaactctgcgccggagtttagaccgggtttgttttggtctaatgacaaatctattatagtttctcaaaatgcctccctttttagaccataacgcctatgggcgcacaaatgagcactaatgcatttgctatttaaacagcgtagcgcaacgcctcaaaacgactcttgcgccaagctgaaactgccaaaagactactgcgccgcgccttgcgccacactgcgctgggtgtatgatagggccctatatgtgTAGttgttcatttctgtttatttgatgactagtctagttttggcctattcttttttttttaattcccagGTTTTACAGGTTGCAATGTCCTGAATTTTGCTTGCCAATTTCAAGCCAATTGTAATGGATTGTTTTTGATTCAATTTGGAATTTTCCCAATCAGCGCAGAGCCCGGGGGACCAGAGTAAGTGCTCTGACTTGGCCCCCCTGCTCCTTTTCTGGCCTATTCTTgaacatctattagatttttactgacagtctaaatttagccttgttttagccaagacgtctatgtttagacatctgttagacatcttttataaacaaaacaaaaaaatacttgcTGGGTCAACTCCATACTAGACCCTATCTGAGCACTACGCTTCActctgcttgttttaaagaatagaGGCCTCAATTGCATACTCACAGTAAGTATACAATCACTTAATACCTACCAGTGTGTCTTGCAGAGTCGTGCCAGTGATAGCGTTATTGTAAATATACAACTATTTAAGTGTGGACATTTTTAAGGCAAGTTTACCTGGATCAGTGTATTTGTGTGCCTTATTAAAATCACAAGAGCTTAGTTTGGTTTTGGACAGTGATCAAATGAGTACTGCTTTTGGTTGGCTTTGAGCAGGGATGTAACCCAAAGGTAAACTAATCTACAAATCTATGATAAAAAAACCTTACCATTATTCTCAATGCTTGTGGTGGTTACACCTCTGGACGGGGGAGAACATGATGTGACCATGATAATCATTTCTTTTAAATGAGTTTCATGAATGCAGACAAAGATAATAATAACTGCTTAGCTGTTTTCCTATTGCCATTGTGTGTGTACACGTTTCTGAAAGGTGCTAATTTGCAATGATGAGATGCCATGTAATGAATGtaatattaatttcatttatatatCATCTGATTCTCACAATATTTCACAGCATTTGTGACCCTGTACCACAAACTAGTCATGAGTAAATGTTGGACAATTTTTCAAAATTACCCTGTATGGGTCAAGAGGACAgattttagtttttgaaatgcCAAAAATCACTAGAATATtcagtaaagatcatgttccatttTGCAAATATTGTATGGTAAATATATCGGAACTTAATATACACTGCTAAGCCCTTCATATACAATTTTAATGCTTTTGTCAGTATTTGAACCCTAACATTACAGATTTTTAATAGTATAATATTATGCTGTCCTAATAAACCTTATATAATTGCAAAGCTTATGGTGTGgtgtataaattttaaaaattgaccattattttgtggtccagggttaaTATGGTTTCAAATGAGATGTGTTTTTAGATAGGATCATCTAAGATTAGAGACTCGCAGTCTGTTTGAAATGACTTGGAAATTTCAGTATATTAAGGGGAACTTGCCTGTTCAAGCCCAAAGCTCCATGTTTGTTTACATGTTCTGATTGTATTTGAGCAGCTGAACGGAGGCTGATGAATCATCACCTGCTAAAGATTAGTTTTATTAAAGGAGAGAGAGTTGATCCCATGCTCTGGTTTGAGTTGTCCTGTGTTGAGCTGCCttgtatattgcaatataaatctgCAATCTGACTTCAAGCCTTTACTGTTCGGTCAATACTCTATGTGCAAAGAAACCAGACTGGTCTA contains:
- the sema6d gene encoding semaphorin-6D isoform X1; amino-acid sequence: MGWRELTIDLLILLLVASRLDAVSFPEDNIPLDVVDRHYARQYPVFRGRPSGNESQHRLDFQLMTQIHDTLFIAGRDQVYLVSLRESYRNEIIPYRKLTWRSGQADRETCAMKGKHRDECHNFIKVLVPRNDDLVFICGTNGFNPMCRYYRLDNLEFDGEEISGLARCPFDAKQTNVALFADGKLYSATVADFLASDAVIYRSMGDGSALRTIKYDSKWLKEPHFLHAVDYGDFVYFFFREIAAEHNNLGKAVYSRVARICKNDMGGSQRVLEKHWTSFVKARLNCSVPGESFFYFDVLQAITDIIDINGVPSVVGVFTTQLNSIPGSAVCAFSMVDIEKAFRGRFKEQKTPDSVWTPFPEEKLPKPRPGCCAGHGSAESYKTSIEFPDETLQFIKSHPLMDASVPSIGDEPWFTKTRVRYRLTALAVDNTAGPHKNYTVVFIGSEAGIVLKVLAKTSLLSLNDSVLLEEIDVFNQAKCLSSNEDDRRILSFHLDKDSHTLYVAFSSCVVRIPLSRCERHSSCQKSCIASRDPYCGWMSHGACERIPATIQSGYEQDVEYGNTAHLGDCHEFLATTSAPDFKSYGDPTSDMELPSSSVTVPATSEPIQSPQTNPTQTPQLFEPHGDPATSHSVEHIPGVLEGVWEIQAGESNQMVHMNILISCVLAAFLLGAFIAGMVVYCYRDAFLRTPRKIQKDAESAQSCTDSTGSFAKLNGLFDSPVKEYQPNMDTPKLYTNLLSNGREVPTTGETKTMLLSGQPPELAALPTPESTPVLQQKSLQPIKNQWERAHGKMSGSRKDAPPKSPQYLPSSPPPHSAINPHIPSAVVLPNATHENKAGFSTPEGPQAEKKVQNSEQHGSKSGRKDQRRTVDARNTLNDLLKHLNDSNPKAIMVEMPKSRQHLMLEPIVSPTEIPPKVPSREASLYSPSSSLPRNSPTKRVDVPTTPTSPTGHMGTLERQRYHRGSSQRHSISSPPKGLHSPSGAIVSRQPSMNRGGYIPPTPTPPTRLDSHGVPMAMTPSVSRQSSYSGHGSLPRTSIKRTASLKPDVPPKPNGFAPQTAQMRPVNKYSY
- the sema6d gene encoding semaphorin-6D isoform X2 yields the protein MGWRELTIDLLILLLVASRLDAVSFPEDNIPLDVVDRHYARQYPVFRGRPSGNESQHRLDFQLMTQIHDTLFIAGRDQVYLVSLRESYRNEIIPYRKLTWRSGQADRETCAMKGKHRDECHNFIKVLVPRNDDLVFICGTNGFNPMCRYYRLDNLEFDGEEISGLARCPFDAKQTNVALFADGKLYSATVADFLASDAVIYRSMGDGSALRTIKYDSKWLKEPHFLHAVDYGDFVYFFFREIAAEHNNLGKAVYSRVARICKNDMGGSQRVLEKHWTSFVKARLNCSVPGESFFYFDVLQAITDIIDINGVPSVVGVFTTQLNSIPGSAVCAFSMVDIEKAFRGRFKEQKTPDSVWTPFPEEKLPKPRPGCCAGHGSAESYKTSIEFPDETLQFIKSHPLMDASVPSIGDEPWFTKTRVRYRLTALAVDNTAGPHKNYTVVFIGSEAGIVLKVLAKTSLLSLNDSVLLEEIDVFNQAKCLSSNEDDRRILSFHLDKDSHTLYVAFSSCVVRIPLSRCERHSSCQKSCIASRDPYCGWMSHGACERIPATIQSGYEQDVEYGNTAHLGDCHEFLATTSAPDFKSYGDPTSDMELPSSSVTVPATSEPIQSPQTNPTQTPQLFEPHGDPATSHSVEHIPGVWEIQAGESNQMVHMNILISCVLAAFLLGAFIAGMVVYCYRDAFLRTPRKIQKDAESAQSCTDSTGSFAKLNGLFDSPVKEYQPNMDTPKLYTNLLSNGREVPTTGETKTMLLSGQPPELAALPTPESTPVLQQKSLQPIKNQWERAHGKMSGSRKDAPPKSPQYLPSSPPPHSAINPHIPSAVVLPNATHENKAGFSTPEGPQAEKKVQNSEQHGSKSGRKDQRRTVDARNTLNDLLKHLNDSNPKAIMVEMPKSRQHLMLEPIVSPTEIPPKVPSREASLYSPSSSLPRNSPTKRVDVPTTPTSPTGHMGTLERQRYHRGSSQRHSISSPPKGLHSPSGAIVSRQPSMNRGGYIPPTPTPPTRLDSHGVPMAMTPSVSRQSSYSGHGSLPRTSIKRTASLKPDVPPKPNGFAPQTAQMRPVNKYSY
- the sema6d gene encoding semaphorin-6D isoform X5 is translated as MGWRELTIDLLILLLVASRLDAVSFPEDNIPLDVVDRHYARQYPVFRGRPSGNESQHRLDFQLMTQIHDTLFIAGRDQVYLVSLRESYRNEIIPYRKLTWRSGQADRETCAMKGKHRDECHNFIKVLVPRNDDLVFICGTNGFNPMCRYYRLDNLEFDGEEISGLARCPFDAKQTNVALFADGKLYSATVADFLASDAVIYRSMGDGSALRTIKYDSKWLKEPHFLHAVDYGDFVYFFFREIAAEHNNLGKAVYSRVARICKNDMGGSQRVLEKHWTSFVKARLNCSVPGESFFYFDVLQAITDIIDINGVPSVVGVFTTQLNSIPGSAVCAFSMVDIEKAFRGRFKEQKTPDSVWTPFPEEKLPKPRPGCCAGHGSAESYKTSIEFPDETLQFIKSHPLMDASVPSIGDEPWFTKTRVRYRLTALAVDNTAGPHKNYTVVFIGSEAGIVLKVLAKTSLLSLNDSVLLEEIDVFNQAKCLSSNEDDRRILSFHLDKDSHTLYVAFSSCVVRIPLSRCERHSSCQKSCIASRDPYCGWMSHGACERIPATIQSGYEQDVEYGNTAHLGDCHEFLATTSAPDFKSYGDPTSGVWEIQAGESNQMVHMNILISCVLAAFLLGAFIAGMVVYCYRDAFLRTPRKIQKDAESAQSCTDSTGSFAKLNGLFDSPVKEYQPNMDTPKLYTNLLSNGREVPTTGETKTMLLSGQPPELAALPTPESTPVLQQKSLQPIKNQWERAHGKMSGSRKDAPPKSPQYLPSSPPPHSAINPHIPSAVVLPNATHENKAGFSTPEGPQAEKKVQNSEQHGSKSGRKDQRRTVDARNTLNDLLKHLNDSNPKAIMVEMPKSRQHLMLEPIVSPTEIPPKVPSREASLYSPSSSLPRNSPTKRVDVPTTPTSPTGHMGTLERQRYHRGSSQRHSISSPPKGLHSPSGAIVSRQPSMNRGGYIPPTPTPPTRLDSHGVPMAMTPSVSRQSSYSGHGSLPRTSIKRTASLKPDVPPKPNGFAPQTAQMRPVNKYSY
- the sema6d gene encoding semaphorin-6D isoform X3, whose product is MGWRELTIDLLILLLVASRLDAVSFPEDNIPLDVVDRHYARQYPVFRGRPSGNESQHRLDFQLMTQIHDTLFIAGRDQVYLVSLRESYRNEIIPYRKLTWRSGQADRETCAMKGKHRDECHNFIKVLVPRNDDLVFICGTNGFNPMCRYYRLDNLEFDGEEISGLARCPFDAKQTNVALFADGKLYSATVADFLASDAVIYRSMGDGSALRTIKYDSKWLKEPHFLHAVDYGDFVYFFFREIAAEHNNLGKAVYSRVARICKNDMGGSQRVLEKHWTSFVKARLNCSVPGESFFYFDVLQAITDIIDINGVPSVVGVFTTQLNSIPGSAVCAFSMVDIEKAFRGRFKEQKTPDSVWTPFPEEKLPKPRPGCCAGHGSAESYKTSIEFPDETLQFIKSHPLMDASVPSIGDEPWFTKTRVRYRLTALAVDNTAGPHKNYTVVFIGSEAGIVLKVLAKTSLLSLNDSVLLEEIDVFNQAKCLSSNEDDRRILSFHLDKDSHTLYVAFSSCVVRIPLSRCERHSSCQKSCIASRDPYCGWMSHGACERIPATIQSGYEQDVEYGNTAHLGDCHDMELPSSSVTVPATSEPIQSPQTNPTQTPQLFEPHGDPATSHSVEHIPGVLEGVWEIQAGESNQMVHMNILISCVLAAFLLGAFIAGMVVYCYRDAFLRTPRKIQKDAESAQSCTDSTGSFAKLNGLFDSPVKEYQPNMDTPKLYTNLLSNGREVPTTGETKTMLLSGQPPELAALPTPESTPVLQQKSLQPIKNQWERAHGKMSGSRKDAPPKSPQYLPSSPPPHSAINPHIPSAVVLPNATHENKAGFSTPEGPQAEKKVQNSEQHGSKSGRKDQRRTVDARNTLNDLLKHLNDSNPKAIMVEMPKSRQHLMLEPIVSPTEIPPKVPSREASLYSPSSSLPRNSPTKRVDVPTTPTSPTGHMGTLERQRYHRGSSQRHSISSPPKGLHSPSGAIVSRQPSMNRGGYIPPTPTPPTRLDSHGVPMAMTPSVSRQSSYSGHGSLPRTSIKRTASLKPDVPPKPNGFAPQTAQMRPVNKYSY